The Mastacembelus armatus chromosome 9, fMasArm1.2, whole genome shotgun sequence genome contains a region encoding:
- the zdhhc12a gene encoding palmitoyltransferase ZDHHC12-A isoform X1 — translation MKRVKMGQNMFRTGFVVRAAHTLLTWLITLILFLHNTDLRRCEERGELLLPVLFFLLVVLSVLLYFAVSLMDPGFVLTDTVKGVQGSNEEMESMIPQPSTPRLRRCGYCLLQQQPMRAKHCQTCKHCVRRFDHHCPWIENCVGERNHRWFIVYLLVQLLALLWALHIALSGISPSATWELWFRVNGFLLAALCFAGVFSVVVVVLLGCHLYLVSINCTTWEFMSRHRISYLKTCGAEENPFDRGVFCNLWDFFCICRTVVWEQMYHRSTANPV, via the exons ATGAAACGTGTTAAAATGGGTCAGAACATGTTCCGGACCGGGTTTGTGGTTCGAGCCGCACACACCCTCCTGACCTGGCTCATAACCCTCATACTGTTCCTGCACAACACCG ATTTGAGGAGGTGCGAGGAGCGAGGCGAACTGCTGCTGCCGGTTCTGTTCTTCCTCCTGGTCGTGCTGTCAGTGCTGTTATACTTTGCTGTGTCTCTAATGGACCCCGGCTTTGTTCTTACCGACACTGTCAAG GGTGTTCAAGGTTCAAATGAAGAAATGGAGTCGATGATTCCTCAGCCATCGACCCCTCGGCTGCGGCGCTGTGGATACTGCCTGCTGCAG CAGCAGCCAATGAGAGCCAAGCACTGTCAGACATGTAAGCACTGCGTTCGCCGCTTCGACCACCACTGTCCCTGGATCGAGAACTGTGTGGGAGAGAGGAACCACCGCTGGTTCATCGTCTACCTGCTGGTGCAGCTGCTCGCTCTGCTCTGGGCTCTTCACATCGCTCT GTCTGGCATTTCGCCCAGCGCCACATGGGAGCTGTGGTTTAGAGTAAACGGGTTCCTGTTGGCGGCGCTGTGCTTCGCTGGGGTTTTTTccgtggtggtggtggtgctgctgggCTGCCACCTCTACCTGGTCTCCATCAACTGCACCACCTGGGAGTTCATGTCACGCCACAGGATCTCGTACCTGAAGACCTGCGGAGCTGAGGAGAACCCGTTCGACCGAGGAGTCTTCTGCAACCTGTGGGATTTCTTCTGCATCTGCAGGACGGTGGTGTGGGAGCAAATGTACCACAGGAGCACCGCAAATCCAGTCTGA
- the zdhhc12a gene encoding palmitoyltransferase ZDHHC12-A isoform X2 yields MKRVKMGQNMFRTGFVVRAAHTLLTWLITLILFLHNTDLRRCEERGELLLPVLFFLLVVLSVLLYFAVSLMDPGFVLTDTVKGVQGSNEEMESMIPQPSTPRLRRCGYCLLQQPMRAKHCQTCKHCVRRFDHHCPWIENCVGERNHRWFIVYLLVQLLALLWALHIALSGISPSATWELWFRVNGFLLAALCFAGVFSVVVVVLLGCHLYLVSINCTTWEFMSRHRISYLKTCGAEENPFDRGVFCNLWDFFCICRTVVWEQMYHRSTANPV; encoded by the exons ATGAAACGTGTTAAAATGGGTCAGAACATGTTCCGGACCGGGTTTGTGGTTCGAGCCGCACACACCCTCCTGACCTGGCTCATAACCCTCATACTGTTCCTGCACAACACCG ATTTGAGGAGGTGCGAGGAGCGAGGCGAACTGCTGCTGCCGGTTCTGTTCTTCCTCCTGGTCGTGCTGTCAGTGCTGTTATACTTTGCTGTGTCTCTAATGGACCCCGGCTTTGTTCTTACCGACACTGTCAAG GGTGTTCAAGGTTCAAATGAAGAAATGGAGTCGATGATTCCTCAGCCATCGACCCCTCGGCTGCGGCGCTGTGGATACTGCCTGCTGCAG CAGCCAATGAGAGCCAAGCACTGTCAGACATGTAAGCACTGCGTTCGCCGCTTCGACCACCACTGTCCCTGGATCGAGAACTGTGTGGGAGAGAGGAACCACCGCTGGTTCATCGTCTACCTGCTGGTGCAGCTGCTCGCTCTGCTCTGGGCTCTTCACATCGCTCT GTCTGGCATTTCGCCCAGCGCCACATGGGAGCTGTGGTTTAGAGTAAACGGGTTCCTGTTGGCGGCGCTGTGCTTCGCTGGGGTTTTTTccgtggtggtggtggtgctgctgggCTGCCACCTCTACCTGGTCTCCATCAACTGCACCACCTGGGAGTTCATGTCACGCCACAGGATCTCGTACCTGAAGACCTGCGGAGCTGAGGAGAACCCGTTCGACCGAGGAGTCTTCTGCAACCTGTGGGATTTCTTCTGCATCTGCAGGACGGTGGTGTGGGAGCAAATGTACCACAGGAGCACCGCAAATCCAGTCTGA